The following are from one region of the Stigmatella ashevillena genome:
- a CDS encoding AAA family ATPase, protein MLQLFIRDLGIYTGATFSPKSGVIESVTFNPRVLQAQPFTIDALRYEQDVPGEVLRLAELKVDGYRALEGFGAQLEPLTVIIGANASGKSSLFDLLSFVSFATVNPLPPEVDPRSAGRTLFHMGAPERIALGFLVERGGGRRLHYQVDFRGPVGTSSIASERLSSLRATPEGEQQESFTFLEFKGGKGNVRSPGKLSPEQWSLPRNELALRRTLDPNWLTLNKFREYVASWGFYAGFDVGTTSSIRRPVPTEPEPVLKDNGSNLSAVLAFLQSEHRDRWEELETHLRSAIPTFQSLGVKFKGGPGTTMGVWREEGVRGELTLADLSDGTLKFLCWAALCLSPRKPPLICMDEPELGLHPRVLPVLAGLMRQASEESQLIIATHSPYFLSQFSLEEIAVMKKVEGRAVFARPASNEALRREIEELGSGELARLHINDELEVRS, encoded by the coding sequence GTGCTTCAGCTCTTCATCCGGGATCTTGGAATTTATACTGGCGCGACCTTCTCACCAAAAAGTGGTGTCATCGAAAGTGTCACGTTCAATCCCAGGGTTCTTCAAGCACAGCCTTTCACCATCGATGCGCTGCGGTATGAGCAGGACGTTCCTGGGGAGGTATTGCGGCTGGCAGAACTCAAGGTGGATGGATACCGGGCGCTCGAAGGTTTCGGGGCACAACTCGAGCCCCTGACAGTCATCATCGGGGCCAATGCTTCGGGCAAATCCTCGCTGTTTGATCTGCTGTCCTTTGTTTCATTCGCGACCGTCAATCCTCTGCCTCCTGAAGTGGACCCCCGGAGTGCGGGCAGGACGCTCTTTCATATGGGCGCACCTGAGCGCATCGCACTGGGCTTTCTCGTGGAGCGAGGGGGCGGCCGGAGGCTTCACTATCAAGTAGACTTTCGTGGCCCGGTGGGAACGTCCTCCATTGCGTCGGAGCGGCTCAGTTCGCTCAGAGCCACTCCCGAGGGAGAACAGCAAGAGTCCTTCACGTTTTTGGAGTTCAAGGGCGGAAAGGGAAACGTCCGCAGTCCAGGGAAGCTCTCTCCTGAGCAATGGTCATTGCCCAGAAACGAGTTGGCACTCCGGCGAACCCTGGACCCCAACTGGCTGACCCTCAACAAGTTCCGAGAGTATGTCGCGAGCTGGGGGTTCTACGCGGGCTTCGATGTCGGCACGACGTCCAGCATCCGCCGCCCTGTTCCCACCGAGCCAGAGCCTGTGCTGAAGGACAATGGCTCCAACCTGAGCGCGGTGTTGGCGTTCCTCCAGTCAGAACACCGGGACCGTTGGGAGGAACTGGAGACGCACCTGCGGTCAGCGATCCCCACGTTCCAGTCCCTGGGCGTCAAGTTCAAGGGAGGACCCGGCACGACGATGGGGGTTTGGAGGGAGGAAGGGGTCCGAGGTGAATTGACACTGGCGGATCTGTCGGACGGAACGCTCAAGTTCCTCTGCTGGGCCGCATTGTGCCTATCGCCTCGGAAGCCGCCGTTGATCTGCATGGACGAGCCGGAGTTGGGACTCCACCCTCGGGTGTTGCCGGTGCTCGCGGGGCTGATGCGTCAGGCGTCGGAGGAGTCTCAGCTCATCATCGCCACCCACTCCCCCTATTTTCTCAGCCAGTTCAGCTTGGAGGAGATCGCCGTGATGAAGAAGGTGGAGGGGCGTGCGGTCTTTGCCCGCCCTGCCTCCAATGAGGCTCTCCGGCGAGAGATCGAGGAGTTGGGGAGCGGAGAGTTGGCGCGGCTCCACATCAACGATGAACTCGAGGTTCGTTCGTGA
- a CDS encoding outer membrane protein assembly factor BamB family protein — translation MGPPSVAGEVLYVVNQSLMRLEARSVADGHLLWQWSPGEGLDDSFKFGSIVAADNLVFVSSAQQVYAIDIEKRSRVWSYPVPGLLSVSASGILYIVRLAEVSGGYLHEGKVVAINLK, via the coding sequence ATGGGTCCTCCCTCCGTGGCCGGTGAAGTCCTCTACGTGGTCAACCAGTCCCTGATGCGGCTGGAAGCGCGGAGCGTGGCGGATGGCCATTTGCTCTGGCAGTGGTCTCCGGGCGAAGGACTCGATGACTCCTTCAAATTTGGAAGCATCGTGGCGGCGGACAACCTCGTGTTCGTCAGCTCTGCCCAGCAGGTATACGCGATCGATATCGAGAAGCGGTCCAGGGTCTGGTCCTACCCAGTTCCCGGTCTGCTGTCGGTCTCGGCTTCGGGAATCCTCTACATCGTCAGGTTGGCCGAGGTGAGTGGCGGCTATCTGCATGAGGGCAAGGTGGTTGCGATCAACCTGAAGTGA
- a CDS encoding nucleoside hydrolase, which yields MSSDEGLGESRARQPVVFDMETSDPDDVLALALIADHPAFELVALTVNPGTDAQLGVVTEVLRRVGVGPIPMGSRTPGATREAVSPFHFAWLGHVPPVRAEAVSSEVLAEAFRRFPRAVLLTGAPLHNLRLALKAHPEMRIERWVAQGGFAGDNLVPPAHQLPKFVGRELCESHNFGGDSKGTLLALGAPQIGVRQLVSKNVTHALAWDGAFHALMAPHRTARAGLAVAYDAMSRYQEAHPEGKLLHDPLAAAAVIEPGIFTWSEVEVIHARGQWGARAASGTATFMTTSVDTARVLGVLIGGAQRPPMRQPPPRTE from the coding sequence ATGTCAAGCGATGAAGGCTTGGGAGAGTCGAGAGCTCGCCAGCCGGTTGTCTTTGATATGGAGACCTCGGATCCGGACGATGTGCTGGCCTTGGCCCTCATCGCAGATCACCCCGCGTTTGAGCTCGTTGCCCTGACCGTGAACCCCGGCACGGATGCCCAGCTCGGCGTTGTCACGGAGGTTCTCCGCCGGGTCGGCGTGGGGCCAATTCCCATGGGCTCGCGGACACCGGGCGCGACACGAGAGGCCGTATCGCCCTTCCACTTTGCCTGGCTCGGCCATGTCCCCCCCGTGCGCGCAGAGGCTGTCTCATCGGAGGTGCTGGCGGAGGCATTCCGGCGCTTCCCTAGAGCGGTGCTCCTCACCGGGGCTCCGCTTCACAACCTCCGCCTCGCGCTCAAGGCCCACCCGGAGATGCGCATCGAGCGGTGGGTCGCCCAAGGGGGGTTCGCGGGCGACAACCTCGTGCCACCAGCGCACCAATTGCCCAAGTTCGTCGGCCGCGAACTCTGCGAGAGCCACAACTTCGGAGGTGACAGCAAGGGCACGCTCCTCGCGCTGGGCGCCCCGCAGATTGGCGTGCGACAGCTTGTCTCGAAGAACGTGACGCACGCCCTCGCCTGGGACGGCGCGTTTCACGCGTTGATGGCGCCGCATCGCACCGCGCGGGCCGGCCTCGCCGTCGCGTATGACGCGATGAGCCGATATCAAGAGGCGCACCCCGAGGGGAAGCTGCTTCACGATCCGCTGGCAGCAGCGGCAGTCATCGAGCCGGGCATCTTCACCTGGAGTGAAGTGGAGGTCATCCACGCCCGCGGCCAGTGGGGGGCGCGGGCAGCGAGCGGAACGGCCACTTTCATGACCACCTCGGTCGATACAGCCCGCGTCCTCGGCGTGCTCATCGGAGGCGCTCAACGCCCTCCCATGCGACAGCCTCCCCCCAGAACGGAGTGA
- a CDS encoding heterodisulfide reductase-related iron-sulfur binding cluster: MSPIITGLLLTIALSVFVMIMAGRAGVLLAMKGENRLNNIPFRAMQLVRFGLGQKRLVDPEEFTPGLMHVFIYAAFMVLTVRTLMLFTMGFSSTALALLSDMTDPLWDGYGFLQGIYKVFLLVKDVAATLAVLGVGYFFFFRSKVKPDRVTPSWEAYLILGFIGALMVTEFFFGGSHIVAQNASFAWWEPATSVVGMAMKGLPPTVAHVLGVAGYWTHVTIILVFLNFLPVGKHFHIITGLPNVFFQRTTPNGKLGTPNLEKEEFGTATVKDMTWKQGLDLYSCTECGRCQTHCPTYITGKPLTHKAVNQDLKHWLWENERWIEEGYGPNGVKEPLPEIVGSALKPETVWACTSCGWCETACPVFIENIPRLIDMRRYQVQVKAEFPPEIQRVFEGIERQGNPWGLGQDRRDEWAEDLALPTWGDGGGPYEYLFFVGCAGSYDDKQKKVSRALVKILREAGVSFATLSKQEVCNGESARRMGNEYLYQTMAKMNVESWNGLGVKAVITQCPHCFNTIKNEYPEFGGDYRVINHTQLINDLLNEKRIKLSQVMNSKLTYHDPCYLGRHNGVYDAPREVLKAIPGLEVVEMQRSKREGFCCGAGGGRMWMEEHIGTRINHNRINEVALTLQHSADPSTPYPDATDKKKPGQVGDYKDKGGAGVVAVACPFCSTMLKDAVNDTGREENIQVKDITELVADAMEIRRSPATVAPSATVSPKPE, encoded by the coding sequence ATGAGTCCCATCATCACAGGTTTGCTCCTCACCATAGCCCTCTCCGTCTTCGTCATGATCATGGCGGGCCGCGCCGGCGTCCTGCTCGCGATGAAGGGGGAGAACCGGCTGAACAACATTCCCTTCCGCGCCATGCAGCTGGTGCGCTTCGGCCTGGGCCAGAAGCGCCTGGTGGATCCGGAGGAGTTCACCCCAGGCCTGATGCACGTGTTCATCTACGCGGCGTTCATGGTGCTGACGGTGCGCACCCTGATGCTGTTCACCATGGGCTTCAGCTCCACGGCGCTCGCGCTGCTCTCGGACATGACGGATCCGCTCTGGGACGGCTACGGGTTCCTGCAGGGCATCTACAAGGTCTTCCTGCTGGTGAAGGACGTGGCGGCGACGCTGGCGGTGCTCGGCGTGGGCTACTTCTTCTTCTTCCGCTCGAAGGTGAAGCCGGACCGGGTGACGCCCTCGTGGGAGGCCTACCTCATCCTGGGCTTCATCGGCGCGCTGATGGTGACGGAGTTCTTCTTCGGCGGCAGCCACATCGTGGCGCAGAACGCTTCTTTTGCTTGGTGGGAGCCGGCCACGAGCGTGGTGGGCATGGCGATGAAGGGGCTCCCCCCGACGGTCGCGCACGTGCTGGGCGTGGCAGGGTACTGGACGCACGTCACCATCATCCTGGTGTTCCTGAACTTCCTGCCCGTGGGCAAGCACTTCCACATCATCACCGGCCTGCCCAACGTCTTCTTCCAGCGCACCACGCCCAACGGCAAGCTGGGCACGCCCAACCTCGAGAAGGAGGAGTTCGGCACCGCCACGGTGAAGGACATGACGTGGAAGCAGGGGTTGGATCTGTACTCGTGCACCGAGTGCGGCCGCTGCCAGACGCACTGCCCCACGTACATCACCGGCAAGCCGCTCACGCACAAGGCCGTCAACCAGGACCTCAAGCACTGGCTCTGGGAGAACGAGCGGTGGATTGAAGAGGGCTATGGGCCCAACGGCGTGAAGGAGCCCCTGCCGGAGATTGTGGGCAGCGCGCTGAAGCCGGAGACGGTGTGGGCGTGCACGAGCTGCGGCTGGTGCGAGACGGCCTGCCCGGTGTTCATCGAGAACATCCCGCGCCTCATCGACATGCGCCGCTACCAAGTGCAGGTGAAGGCGGAGTTCCCGCCCGAGATTCAGCGCGTCTTCGAGGGCATTGAGCGCCAGGGCAACCCGTGGGGCCTGGGCCAGGACCGGCGGGACGAGTGGGCGGAGGACCTGGCGCTGCCCACGTGGGGCGATGGGGGCGGCCCGTACGAGTACCTGTTCTTCGTGGGGTGCGCGGGCAGCTACGACGACAAGCAGAAGAAGGTGAGCCGGGCGCTGGTGAAGATCCTGCGCGAGGCGGGGGTGAGCTTCGCCACGCTGTCCAAGCAGGAAGTGTGCAACGGCGAGTCCGCGCGCCGCATGGGCAACGAGTACCTGTACCAGACGATGGCGAAGATGAACGTGGAGTCGTGGAACGGGCTGGGGGTGAAGGCGGTGATTACCCAGTGCCCGCACTGCTTCAACACCATCAAGAACGAGTACCCGGAGTTCGGCGGGGACTACCGCGTCATCAACCACACGCAGCTCATCAACGACTTGCTGAACGAGAAGCGCATCAAGCTGTCGCAGGTGATGAACTCGAAGCTGACGTACCACGACCCCTGCTACCTGGGGCGGCACAACGGGGTGTACGACGCGCCGCGCGAGGTGTTGAAGGCCATCCCGGGGCTGGAAGTGGTGGAGATGCAACGCAGCAAGCGCGAGGGCTTCTGCTGCGGCGCCGGTGGCGGACGGATGTGGATGGAGGAGCACATCGGCACGCGCATCAACCACAACCGCATCAACGAGGTGGCGCTGACGCTCCAGCACTCGGCGGATCCGTCCACCCCGTACCCGGATGCGACGGACAAGAAGAAGCCGGGCCAGGTGGGTGACTACAAGGACAAGGGCGGCGCGGGCGTGGTGGCGGTGGCGTGCCCGTTCTGCTCGACGATGTTGAAGGACGCGGTGAACGACACCGGGCGCGAGGAGAACATCCAGGTGAAGGACATCACCGAGTTGGTGGCCGACGCGATGGAGATCCGCCGCAGCCCCGCCACGGTGGCGCCCAGTGCGACGGTGAGCCCCAAGCCCGAGTAG